One window of the Mytilus galloprovincialis chromosome 14, xbMytGall1.hap1.1, whole genome shotgun sequence genome contains the following:
- the LOC143059758 gene encoding uncharacterized protein LOC143059758, producing the protein MLALRVGTFPGKGTMLALRVGTFPGKGTMLALRVGTFPGKGTILALRVGTFPGKGTILAPFVGTFPGKGTILAPFVGTFPGKGPILAPFVGTFPGKGTILAPFVGTFPGKGTILAPFVGTFPGKGTIVAPYVGTFLGKGTILAPSVGIFPGKNP; encoded by the coding sequence ATGTTAGCTCTACGTGTTGGTACATTTCCTGGAAAAGGTACTATGTTAGCTCTACGTGTTGGTACATTTCCTGGAAAAGGTACTATGTTAGCTCTACGTGTTGGTACATTTCCTGGAAAAGGTACTATATTAGCTCTACGTGTTGGTACATTTCCTGGAAAAGGTACTATATTAGCTCCGTTTGTTGGTACATTTCCTGGAAAAGGTACTATATTAGCTCCATTTGTTGGTACATTTCCTGGAAAAGGTCCTATATTAGCTCCGTTTGTTGGTACATTTCCTGGAAAAGGTACTATATTAGCTCCATTTGTTGGTACATTTCCTGGAAAAGGTACTATATTAGCTCCGTTTGTTGGTACATTTCCTGGAAAAGGTACTATAGTAGCTCCGTATGTTGGTACATTTCTTGGAAAAGGTACTATATTAGCTCCCAGTGTTGGTATATTTCCCGGAAAAAATCCTTGA